A window of Ranitomeya variabilis isolate aRanVar5 chromosome 2, aRanVar5.hap1, whole genome shotgun sequence contains these coding sequences:
- the HTATIP2 gene encoding protein HTATIP2 isoform X2, producing MLAAVRSSLRMAKDLKMLQEDYRQLNKSCFILGASGETGKELLKQIVQSRLFSKVTIIGRRKLNFEDESYKDVKQEVVDFEKLDEHSSAFQEHDVGFCCLGTTKAKSGEAGFIRVDHDYVLKSAQLAKAGGCQHFNLETSKGANKGSSLLYLRVKGEVEAEVEELGFDRFSIFRPGVLLGDRQESRPAEWITKKAMAPISYFFPTAYSVPITTLVKAMLNNAVLQSDKKVELLENKAIHALGKMEKKS from the exons atgctggcggctgtCAGGAGCTCCCTGAG GATGGCGAAAGACCTGAAGATGCTGCAAGAAGATTACAGGCAGCTGAACAAGTCCTGCTTCATCCTCGGGGCGTCCGGAGAAACGGGGAAAGAACTTCTCAAGCAGATAGTCCAGAGCCGGCTCTTCAGTAAAGTCACCATCATCGGGCGGCGGAAGCTAAACTTCGAAGACGAGTCTTATAAAGATGTG aagcAGGAGGTGGTTGACTTTGAGAAGTTAGATGAGCATTCGTCTGCCTTTCAAGAACATGATGTGGGATTCTGCTGCCTTGGAACCACGAAAGCCAAATCTGGGGAG GCTGGATTTATCAGAGTGGATCACGACTACGTTCTCAAGTCAGCGCAGCTGGCGAAAGCAGGTGGCTGCCAACACTTTAATCTGGAAACTTCGAAAGGTGCCAACAAGGGGAGCAGCTTGCTCTATCTCAGGGTGAAG GGTGAAGTGGAAGCTGAAGTAGAAGAACTTGGATTTGACCGGTTTTCCATCTTCAGACCCGG AGTTCTCTTGGGTGATCGCCAGGAATCCCGTCCTGCAGAATGGATCACAAAGAAGGCGATGGCCCCGATTTCTTACTTCTTCCCCACCGCCTATTCCGTGCCCATTACTACACTGGTGAAGGCAATGCTGAATAACGCTGTGCTGCAGAGTGACAAGAAGGTGGAGCTGCTGGAAAATAAAGCCATCCACGCACTGGGAAAAATGGAGAAGAAGAGCTAG
- the HTATIP2 gene encoding protein HTATIP2 isoform X1 produces MPGVWGAGCWVGGSLLVLLIAISLYEEHSEPAEPPRMAKDLKMLQEDYRQLNKSCFILGASGETGKELLKQIVQSRLFSKVTIIGRRKLNFEDESYKDVKQEVVDFEKLDEHSSAFQEHDVGFCCLGTTKAKSGEAGFIRVDHDYVLKSAQLAKAGGCQHFNLETSKGANKGSSLLYLRVKGEVEAEVEELGFDRFSIFRPGVLLGDRQESRPAEWITKKAMAPISYFFPTAYSVPITTLVKAMLNNAVLQSDKKVELLENKAIHALGKMEKKS; encoded by the exons ATGCCGGGGGTGTGGGGCGCAGGCTGCTGGGTCGGAGGATCGCTCCTCGTTCTCCTAATAGCAATATCCCTGTACGAGGAGCATTCAGAGCCCGCGGAGCCGCCAAG GATGGCGAAAGACCTGAAGATGCTGCAAGAAGATTACAGGCAGCTGAACAAGTCCTGCTTCATCCTCGGGGCGTCCGGAGAAACGGGGAAAGAACTTCTCAAGCAGATAGTCCAGAGCCGGCTCTTCAGTAAAGTCACCATCATCGGGCGGCGGAAGCTAAACTTCGAAGACGAGTCTTATAAAGATGTG aagcAGGAGGTGGTTGACTTTGAGAAGTTAGATGAGCATTCGTCTGCCTTTCAAGAACATGATGTGGGATTCTGCTGCCTTGGAACCACGAAAGCCAAATCTGGGGAG GCTGGATTTATCAGAGTGGATCACGACTACGTTCTCAAGTCAGCGCAGCTGGCGAAAGCAGGTGGCTGCCAACACTTTAATCTGGAAACTTCGAAAGGTGCCAACAAGGGGAGCAGCTTGCTCTATCTCAGGGTGAAG GGTGAAGTGGAAGCTGAAGTAGAAGAACTTGGATTTGACCGGTTTTCCATCTTCAGACCCGG AGTTCTCTTGGGTGATCGCCAGGAATCCCGTCCTGCAGAATGGATCACAAAGAAGGCGATGGCCCCGATTTCTTACTTCTTCCCCACCGCCTATTCCGTGCCCATTACTACACTGGTGAAGGCAATGCTGAATAACGCTGTGCTGCAGAGTGACAAGAAGGTGGAGCTGCTGGAAAATAAAGCCATCCACGCACTGGGAAAAATGGAGAAGAAGAGCTAG